In Polaribacter pacificus, the genomic window TAAAGCAACTGTGATTCCGGAGAACACGTCATTTTTAACATTCTTTACTCGTTTTCTAATAAATTCGGTCATGTTTAGCTGCTTTTTAAAGTCGGCAAAGATAGACTTTATTTTGAATTATTATGAGTCCTTAATCGTTCTTCTGATAGGCCTCTAGCACTAATAGAATATTAGCATAGGTGTTCTTAGTTATTGTAGCAAGTTGGGACTCTGAAACAAATTGAACGATGGTTATTCCTTCTTCGAGTTGCGGCTGAAGTTCTCCTTTATACTGTGTTTGCATCAAAAACCAATCGGTTACTTTTAACAACTGAAGATCATTTTGAAAAAAAACATGGTAGGTTGTAAGAAGTGGTCTTTCAATATGCAAACCATGGATACCGCATTCTTCCTCGACTTCTCGAACGGCTGTTTGCTCTATAGACTCTCCTTTTTCGATACCTCCTTTGGGTAAATCCCAGCGTTGACCTCGGTAGATAAATAAGAACTCGTTTAACTCATTTAAGACCAACCCTCCTGCTGCTTTAACAACCTTGAATGAATCTTGAAACCGAATCCAATCTTTTTCAAGTGCTTCTGTAAATACATTTATTCCATCTTCCTTGCTAGTTTGCAATTTGTGAATAATTTCATCTACGACTATTTCTTTAAAAATATAAACGGGATAATTATTGTTAACTTTTAAAGAATCTGTTAAAATTATTGGTCTATCATTTACAAAAACTTTATACATTTGCGACATGATTTTAAACAAAGATACAGCAAAAAAAACAGCTGAGCTTTTAT contains:
- a CDS encoding NUDIX hydrolase, which encodes MYKVFVNDRPIILTDSLKVNNNYPVYIFKEIVVDEIIHKLQTSKEDGINVFTEALEKDWIRFQDSFKVVKAAGGLVLNELNEFLFIYRGQRWDLPKGGIEKGESIEQTAVREVEEECGIHGLHIERPLLTTYHVFFQNDLQLLKVTDWFLMQTQYKGELQPQLEEGITIVQFVSESQLATITKNTYANILLVLEAYQKND